AAAACAGGCAGCTAAGCCCTTTCGCAAACGCAGCAATGCAGCCTATGCTACGGAAAGTGCTTCGCAGGGGCGCGCGGCACAGTCATCTCTTGGATTCCCCGATGAGCGAAAAACAACAAAATCTGCAAGACACCTTTCTCAATGCAGTTCGCAAGAGCAAATCGGCCGTTACCATCTTTCTGGTCAACGGCGTAAAGCTTCAGGGGAACATCACGTGGTTCGACAATTTCTGCGTTCTCCTGCGCCGGGACGGCCAGGCGCAGCTCGTCTACAAGCACGCGATCTCGACCGTCATGCCGCTGGGTCCGATCCAGCTGCAGGAAGAAACGGCGATCGAGAAGGAAAACGCGTAGTCCGCAAGGCTCCCGCCAAGGCCGGCTATGACGGCGTGCGCGATCTCGTGCGCACCGCGGTCGTCGTCCATGTCGAACCCAAGGCGCGCGCCGCCGGCGCAAGGCTGGACCGCGACGCCGAGGCACGGCTCGAGGAAGCGATCGGCCTGACGGCGGCGATCGGGCTCGAGGTCATCGCGAGCCATATCGTGCCGCTGGTGCGGCCGACGCCCGCGACGCTGATCGGCAGCGGCAAGGTCGCGGAGATCGGCGGCGAGGCGAAGGCGCTGGAGCCGACGGTCATCATCGTCAACGCGCAGCTTTCGCCGGTCCAGCAACGCAACCTGGAAAAGGCCTGGGCGACCAAGGTGCTCGACCGCACGGCGCTGATCCTCGAAATCTTCGGCGAGCGGGCCCGCACGCATGAGGGCCGGCTGCAGGTCGAGCTGGCGCATTTGAGCTATCAGCGCTCGCGGCTGGTGCGGTCCTGGACCCATCTGGAACGGCAGAGGGGCGGCTTCGGCTTCCTCGGCGGTCCCGGCGAGTCGCAGATCGAGACCGACCGGCGCCTGATCGGCGACCGCGTCGCGCGGATCAAGAAGGAACTCGAAAGCGTCAAGCGGACCCGAGGCCTGCAACGCCAGGCCCGGAAGAGGGTGCCTTACCCGGTGATCGCGCTGGTCGGCTACACCAATGCCGGCAAGTCGACCCTGTTCAACACGCTGACCGACGCCGAGGTCTTGGCCAAGGACCTGCTGTTCGCGACTCTCGATCCGACGATGCGCGGCCTCAAGCTGCCGCATGGGACACGGGCCGTGCTGTCCGACACGGTGGGCTTCATCGCCGACCTGCCAACCGAGCTGGTCGCCGCCTTCCGCGCCACGCTGGAGGAGGTCCTGGAAGCCGATGTCATCGTTCACGTCCGTGACGCGTCCCATACGGAAAGTTCTGCCCAAAAAGCCGACGTGCTCAAAGTGCTGGCGGATCTCGGCGTCGACACCGAGGGGCGGCCGTTCATCGAGGTCCTCAACAAGATCGACCGGATTGAACCGGAGGTCCGCGCCGGGCTGCTGGCCGGCAACGAAAGGCCGAACGGTCCGGTCGCGGTCTCCGCGCTGGCCGGTGACGGATTAAGCCAGCTTTTGCGCCGTTTCGAGACCGAGTTGACGCATGCCAACATTCAATATCGCCTAATGCTGCCGCATGCCGACGGCGAGGGCCTCGCTTGGGTCTATCGCCACGCGCAGGTCCTGGGGCGGGAAGACCAGGCAAAAGGCGTCGCGCTGACGCTGGCGATCGATCCCCGGGATGTGGAGCGATTCTCGCAACGCTTCACAGACAAGAACTTTGTTCCAGCAAGCGGTTAGCAGGACCTGTTCATAAACCTGTGGACGGATCTGTGGGTCTGAGAGCTGCTTTCGCTCCGAGCCACAGATCCTCCAGCTCGGCCAGGGTCGCGTCTTTAGGGCCGCGGCCCTGGGCGGCGAGACGTGCCTCGATCCAGGCGAAGCGGCGGGTGACCTTGGAATTCGTCATGCGAAGAGCGGCTTCCGGGTCGACCTTGAGGTGCCTGGCCAGATTGGCGATCACGAAGAGCAGGTCGCCGAACTCGCCTTCGATCTCGGACTGGGAGGCGCCGGCGGCTTGCGCCTCGACGATCTCCCGGGCTTCCTCCGTCACCTTGTCGATCACGCGTTCCGGAGAATTCCAATCGAATCCGACGCTTGAAAGACGTTTCTGAAGTTTGTCGGCACGGGCCAGGGCGGGCAGGGCGAGGGGAACGCCGTCCAGCACGCCGGCCTGGCCCTTGGCGCCACGCTCGGCGGCCTTGAGCGCCTCCCAGGTATCCTTCTGGGCGTGAGCGTCCTGCTCGGCCGCGGTGTCGCCGAAGACATGGGGATGGCGGCGGATCATCTTGCCGGTGATCGCCTCGACCACATCGCCGAAGGCGAACAGGCCGCGCTCCTCGGCGATCCGCGCGTGGTAGACGACCTGGAGGAGCAGGTCGCCTAGCTCGTCCTTGAGCTCCGGCCAGTTCTTGTCCTCGATCGCAGCGGAGACCTCGTAAGCCTCCTCGATGGTGTAGGGCGCAATGGTCTCGAAGGTCTGATCGCGGTCCCATGGGCAGCCGGCGACGGGATCGCGCAGCCGGCGCAGGATCTCGACAAGGTCCGCGACATCGCGGCTGGGCTCGGGCTTGGTCATGCCTGATTGATAGCGCATCGATCCGGCCGGCGGGGCTCGGGCGGGCCGCTATGCACAGGCGCAGCATCATCCATTATACGTATAAGTAATATTATGGGAAATCATAGATCGATGGCCGGGACCGTCTGCCGATAATGTGTCGACCATGTCCCCGAACACCTGTCGGCTATGTCTCCGGACCGAACAATTCGCGGGCCATGACACGTGTCTGTGGAGCACCGTTCTAAGCCGACACCGTCATCCCGTCATAGGCCGGCTCGACGCCGTCGGGCAGTTCGGCCTTCAGGGTCTCGTAGTCGAGATCGACATGCATGTCGGTCAGGATGGCGCGCCGCGGCTTGACCTGGGCGATCCATTCCAGAGTCCGGCCGAGGTGGGCGTGGCTCGGATGCGGCGTGTAGCGCAGCGCGTCGACGATCCAGGTGTCGACGCCAGCCAGGGCTTCGAAGGCTGCGTCGTCCAGGCCGTCGACGTCCGGCGAGTATGCAATGGGGCCGAAGCGGAAGCCGAGCGAGCGGATCCGGCCATGGCGCTGGCCGAAGGCGCGCACGGGCAGGTCGCCCCCTGCCCCGGCGATCGCGAACGACGCAAAAGGCTCGGGCAGCGTGTGGGCATTGAGGATCGGCGGATAGTCGCTGCCTTGCGGCTGGGTGAAACAGTAGCCGAAGCGCTGCATCACGCCGACGAAGCTCTGGGCGTCGGAATAGACGTCCAGGCGGCGGCGCTGGAGCAAGGCGAGCTGGCGCAGGTCGTCGAGGCCGTGGAGCTGGTCGGCGTGGTCGTGGGTGATGAGCACGCCGTCGAGCCTGGCCACCCGCGCGTCGACGAGCTGGTCCTTCATGTCGGGCGACGTGTCGACCAGCGCGACGGTCTCGCCGCCGGCCGCGATGCGCTTGATCAGCAGCGAGCAGCGGCGGCGGCGGTTCTTCGGGTTGGCCGGATCGCAGGCGCCCCAGAAACCCGCGCCATCCGTGCCGCCGATGCGCGGCACGCCGCCGGAGGAGCCGCAGCCGAGGATGACGGCGTGGAATTTCTCCTCTGTCATGGGCGGCCTTGATCCGCCCATCCATCCGGCGCGTGCCGGCGCGCCGAAGTGAGTCCTTTGCGCCCGCAGGCGCGGCCACGATGGATGGCCGGGTCAAGCCCGGCCATGACGGTGTTGGAACCAGGCGGCACACTCACCGCGGTCGCTCCACTTTCGTGAAGAGGCGGAAGAAGTTTTCCGTGGTGGCCGACGCAAGCTCTTCGGCGCTCACGCTTTTGAGGGTCGCCAGCATCGCGGCGGTGTGGGTCACGAAAGCGGGCTCGTTGCGCTTGCCGCGATGGGGCATGGGCGCGAGGAAGGGGGCGTCGGTCTCGACCAGCAGGCGGTCGAGCGGCACGCCTTTCAGCACCGCGCGCAGTTCCTCCGACTTCTTGAAAGTCGCGATGCCGGAGACCGAGATGGACAGGCCCAGGTCGAGCGACGCTTCCGCCAGGCGCCGCGTCCCCGTGAAGCAATGGATCAGGCCGGTGAAGGGCGCGGCCGCCATCTCCTCCTGCAGCACGCCGATCGTGTCGTCGTCGGCGTCGCGGGTGTGGACGATGACGGGCAAGCCGGTCGCGCGCGCCGCCTGGATATGGGCGCGGAAATTCGCGATCTGCTGCGGACGGGGGCTGTGCTCGTAGTAGTAGTCGAGACCGGTCTCGCCGATGCCCACGACCTTGGGATGCGCCGCGGCGTCGATCAGGACCTGCGGGCCGTCGAGCAGCTCGCCTTCCGCCTCGTGCGGATGCACGCCGACCGAGCACCAGACGTCATCGAAACGCTCGGCGACCGCGCGGACGTTCGGAAAATTCGTGAGCTTGGTCCCGATGCTGACGCAAACCCGTACGCCGGCATCGCGGGCGCGCGCGACCACGGCATCGAGCTCGGGCGCGAATTCGGGGAAATCGAGATGGCAATGGCTGTCGACGAGCATGTGCCGGAGTTAGCGCGGAATGGACAGGGAGGCAAACGCCGCCGCCCTGCCCGCGTTCCGCAGGCGAGGCGACCGCCTATTCGGCGGTTTCCTCTTCGCCCTCTTCCTCATTCTCGTTGAGCGAGAAGACAGGCGCGCTCTGGCCCGGCTGCGGCACGAAGGGCTGGTCGCCCTGTGCGTTGCCGCGCGGCTGGCCGTTGTTCTGCTGCTGCGCGGCCTGCTGCTGCTGGTATTGCGCGAGCTGCGCCTGCTGTGCCGCCATGATGCGATAATAGTGCTCGGCGTGCTGGAGATAGTTCTCCGCCATCACCCGGTCGCCGCTGGCATTCGCATCGCGCGCGAGCTGAAGATACTTCTCGTACACATTCGCGGCCGAGCCGCGGATCTTCACTTCCGGTCCCGAGGAATCGAAGGTGCGGTTCGGATTGTGTCCACCGCCGCCGCCGCCACCACCACCGCCATTGTTGTTGGAGTGGCCGCCGCCTGCGTGTTGCGGCCTGCGGCCGCCTCTACGTGATCGTTTCAAACTATGCCCCTAATAAGAGGACGAACATCGCTTCACCGCGCGCGATGCATGCGCTTTAGCCCTTTGGGGCCGCGCAATTGGGCTGCCGCAGCAATGCAGGGCTCGTCTTTCGTTTTGCACAAGAACCGCGGACTTGCCGCTCCGGCCCCCCTCGGTCCGTATGACCGATTGCCGGCAGGGTCCCTATGTCCCCACGGGGCCGGAAACTAGCGACTTGCCCCCGACATTCCAACTGTTTTCTCAGGCGCGGAACTTGGGCGTTCCACAACGATACAGCGCGGGATTCCCGCCAAATCGGGCTCAATAACGGGAACTTGCAGCTCCGCCGCGCGTAGGAACCCGGTGACCGCGTCACCCTGCCCCTGGCCGATCTCGACGAATGCGACGCCGCCGGGCCTCAACAGGCGGGCGATTCGGGGCGCCAGGGCGCGGTAGGCGTCGAGGCCGTCGGGTCCGCCATCGAGCGCCTGATGCGGTTCGTAGCGGGCAACTTCGGGCTCAAGGCCTGCGATGTCGCGCGACGGGATATAGGGCGGATTGGAGAGGATGACGTCGAAGCCGGGACTGGCCTCCTCGGGCCAGGCGGTCTCGATCAGCGTCGCGCGCTCCTTCAGGCGGTGAGTCGCGAGATTGCGGGTCGCCCAATAGAGCGCGTCCGGCGAGGCGTCGATGCCGACGCCATGCGCATTGGGATATTCCTTGAGCGCGGCGATCAGGAGGCAGCCGGAGCCGGTGCCCAGATCGATCAGCGAGAGCGGCGTGGTCCGGTCCGGAATCCGCCGGGTGAGCGATTCGATCAGCGTCTCGGTGTCGGGACGCGGGATCAGGACGCCGGGACCCACCGCGAAAGCCAGGCTCCAGAACTCCTTGGCGCCGGTGATGTAGGCAAGCGGCTCGCGCGAAGCCCGGCGGGCGACCAGGCGCTCGAACAGCGCGGCGTCCCGGGGGCGCGAGAACTCCCATAGCAGGCGCGCATCGAGCCGTGCCGTTCCGACGCCGGCCTCGCGCAGGCGCTGCGCCGCATCGCCGACCGGATCGCTCACGCTTCGGAGTCCAGGGCGGCGAGGCGGTCGGCCTGGTCCTGCGCCACCAGCGCGTCGACGATCTCGCCCAGATCGTCGCCCGAGATGATCTTGTCCAGCTTGTAGAGCGTCAGGTTGATGCGGTGGTCGGTGACGCGGCCTTGCGGGAAATTGTAGGTGCGGATGCGCTCGGACCGATCGCCGGAGCCGACCAGCGATTTGCGCTCCGACGCCCGGGCGCTGTCGACGCGTTCGCGCTCGATCTCGTAGAGTTTGGCTTTCAGCAGCTTCATCGCATGCGCCTTGTTCTTGTGCTGCGACTTCTCGGTCTGCTGCGCGACCGCGATGCCGGTCGGCAGATGGGTGATGCGGACTGCCGATTCGGTCTTGTTGACGTGCTGGCCGCCGGCGCCCTGGGCGCGATAGACATCGATCCGCAGGTCCTTGTCGTTGATGACGATGTCGACGTCCTCGGCCTCGGGCAGCACCGCGACGGTGGCGGCGGAGGTGTGGATGCGCCCCTGCGTCTCGGTCACCGGCACACGCTGCACCCGGTGCACGCCGCTTTCGAATTTGAGCTTGGCGTAGACCCCCTGCCCGGTCACGTCCATCACCGCGTCCTTGATGCCGCCGAGATCGCTGTCGGTGCGCGACATGACCTCGGTCTTCCAGCCTTGCAGCGCGCAATAGCGCGTGTACATCGCGAGCAGGTCGTCGGCGAACAGCGCCGCCTCGTCGCCGCCGGTGCCGGCGCGGATCTCGAGGATGGCGGAGGACGCGTCGGCGGCGTCCTTGGGCAGGAGCTGTATCTGCAGGTCGTGCTCGAGCGTTTCGACGCGCTGTTTCAGTTCGGCGCGCTCTTCCTCCGCGAGACCGCGCATTTCGGTGTCCGTGGCGGGATCGGCGATCATCGTCTCGGCGCCCTGAAGCTGCTCCTGCGCCTTGCGGTAGTCGCGCACGACGTCGATCACCGGGCTGAGTTCCGCATGCTCCTTGGAAAGCTTGACGAAGCCGGCACCGCCTTCGCCCGAGGCAAGCTGCGCCTCGATCGCATGGAAGCGGTCGAGCAGGCGTTCGAGCTTGGCTGTGGGAATCATGGATATCGGCGCCTGTACGAATGAGACCGCATCCGGCGAGGTGCGGACGCGGCATACGGGCACTCGGCTATCACGTCGCGCCAGCGCCTCTCAAGGGTTTCGAGCCCGGTGCGCCCTCCGGTCAGCGCGGCAAGCGCCTTTGGCGTGCCGGATGAGGCGGTTTCGCCGCAATTGCGGGCTGCCCGGGACGCCTCCGGTAGCCTATGAGAAGGTTGTCGTAGGCGTAAACGGCGATCAGATGGACCAAGGCCAGGTAGGGCGCGTACACGACGAGCGGGTAGGCCGAGGCGATGAAGGCGGGCGTCGCTTTGCTGACGTCGGGGCGCTGAGCCACGGCATATAGAAGCAGCACGACGAGCGAAACGAGACTGATCGCAGAGAATGTCCATGCCCGGCGAAATTCTACGGTGCGCGCTGTGCGGACGCGAATGAGCGAGGCCATGTGCTCGTGCGCGTCTTCGAGGTCGTCCCGCGAGGACCAGTGCACCCAAATGACCTTGAGGCACAGCAGAATCGCATACGCGGCGTAGCAAACACCGAGCGTGATATACTGCGCGGCGACGATGTCGAGATGCAGCTTGTCCAGTATGACGGCATAGGCGGCGACGAGTATCCCCGTCATCTGGATCAGCGAGTTCGTCTTGTTGTCCAGCACATCCAGATTGCCGTACATGTGGTCGAACAGCCGGCGCTGCAGTTCGTGGGGCTCGGTCGCGCCTTTGGCCTCCGAATGCCGCTGCGGCTCGCGAGGCTCGGCAGCATCCTTGGCGTCGAGCAGCTGCTTCCACGCCGCGATGTATTCATCGACTTCATCATCGTCGAGCGGAAGGCTGCGCTTAATAAGGAGCTTCAGTCGGCCCCGATGTCCTCGTTCCAAATTCGAGGATATTTTTGCTGGAATGTCCGCATCAGATCGATGCATCGCGAGTCACCCAGAATAACGACCTCCACGCCGCGCGAGCGAAGAAAGTCCTCATTGCCGCCGAAGGTGACATTCTCGCCAATGACGACGCGGGGAATGCCGAACTGCACGATCGTGCCGGAGCACATCATACAGGGGCTAAGCGTCGTGTAAATGGCGGTATCCTTGTAGGTCCGCTGGCGTCCGGCATTTCGAATGCAGTCCATTTCGCCATGCGCGATTGCGTCGCCGAGCTGGACGCGCTGATTGTGGCCGTGCCCGATGACATCTCCGGCCCGTACGAGAACCGAACCTATGGGGATACCGCCTTGATCGAAGCTCGCCCGCGCTTCCTGCAGCGCCAGGTCGAGGAAATCGCCGTCGCTCACGGCAATCCTGCCATGGTCACTGCGCCGGCTCGAGCGCCGGTTCGGCGTTGCCGCGGGCGGCTTCGATCTCGGCGGCCTTCTTCTCGCAGAGCTCGACGACGTGCTCGACCAGCTTCTCGTTGTCGAGGCGGTAGGCCGGCTTGCCGTTGAGATAGATCTGACCGTGCCCCTTGCCGGCGCCGCCGCCGGTGAAGGCGAGATCGGTCTCGCGCGCCTCGCCCGGGCCGTTCACGACGCAGCCGATGATCGAGAGCGACATCGGCGTCGCGATGTGCTTGAGGCGGTCCTCGAGCGTCTTGACCGTCTCGATGACGTTGAAGCCCTGGCGGGCGCAGCTCGGGCACGAGACGATGTTCACGCCGCGATGGCGCAGGTTCAGGCTCTTGAGGATGTCGAAGCCGACGCGGACTTCCTCGACCGGATCGGCGGAGAGCGAGACGCGGATGGTGTCGCCGATGCCGCTCCACAGCAGCATGCCCATGCCGATGGAGGATTTCACCGTTCCGGAGATCATGCCGCCCGCTTCGGTGATGCCCAGATGGATCGGGCAGTCGACGGCGTCGGCAAGCTGCTGGTACGCCGCGACGGCGAGGAAGGCGTCCGACGCCTTCACCGAGATCTTGTATTCGCGGAAATCGAGGTCGTCCAAAATCTTGGCATGGTTCAGCGCGCTCTCGACCATCGCCTCGGGGCACGGCTCGCCGTATTTCTCGAGCAGCTCCTTCTCGAGGGAGCCGGCGTTGACGCCGATGCGCATCGAGCAGCCATGGTCCTTGGCGGCCTGGACGACTTCCTTCACCCGCGCGGCCGAGCCGATATTGCCCGGATTGATGCGCAGGCAGGCGGCGCCGGCGACGGCGGCCTCGATGGCGCGCTTGTAGTGGAAGTGGATGTCGGCGACGACCGGGATGTTGGCGGCGCGGGTGATCGCGCGCATCGCCTTGGTCGCGTCCTCGTCGGGGCACGAGACGCGCACGATGTCGGCGCCGGCCTCTTCGATGGCGCGGATCTGGTCGATGGTGGCGCGCGCGTCGCCGGTGACGGTGTTGGTCATGGTCTGCACGCTGATCGGGGCGTCGCCGCCGACCGGCACCTTGCCGACCATGATCTGGCGGGACTTGCGACGATGGATGTCGCGATAGGCGCGTACGCTCATTGTGCCGGACCTCCGTTTTGCCGGTCGACGATGGACTGCGGATCGAGCGACAGGGCTTCGACCACGCCGGGATCCTTGCCCGCGAAGCCCTTCGATTCGCCGTCGAGATCGACCTCGACCGCATTGGCGTTGGCCGCTGTCAGCGCAAGGCCGACCACATTGGGCACCTGATAGGTGTCGCCCGGCTGCAGCGTGCGGTTGATATAGACCATGCCGTCTTCGCCCTGGACGAGGACGCGTGTCGTCTGGTGGACGCGCAGCACCACGCGGGCGCCGCGATTGTTCTGGCCGTAAATCTTGCCCGGCGGGAGCGGCGCCGCAACGGCCGGTACGGGCGGCGCACCGGTTGCGGGGCTGGCGGCGGCCGGAGCCTGCTGGCCCGCGACGCCCTGGGGCGCGGGGCTGGCCGGCGGCGTGGTGGGCTGTGCCGGCGGTGCCATGGCCGGCGGCGGCACCCGCGCCACCACCGGCTTGGGTGCGACCTGCTCCGGCGGGGCCGCCACGGGCGCGGACAGCATCGCACTGGAGGAGAGGACGTAATAGGCGCCATACGCCATCAGGGCGACGACGACGGCGGCGATGATCTTCCAGCCTTGCGGCAGGCGACGCTGATCGTCCTCGTCGATGACGGTCACCGGCTGGGCGACGTCGGCATCGGAGCGGCCAGCGATTTCGGCCTTGAAGCGTTCCAGGCACTGTGCCGTGTCGAGACCGAGATAATCGGCATAGGAGCGGACGAACCCGACGGCGTAGGTGCGGCCGGGCAGCACGTCGAGGCGGTCTTCCTCGATCGCCTCCAGATGATCCTTGCGGATTTTCAGGTGTTTCGACACGGTCGCCAGGTCGTCGCCCCGGCGCAGCCTTGCGGCGCGCAGATCCTGGCCGACGGTCTCCAGCGGCGTATCGCTGTCGCCGGAGATTTCGCGCAGATGGATGCGGCGAGTCTTGATATTGCCGCCGTCGTCCACGGTGAGGCGTGTCACTTTGGTCATCCGGGCAACCAATATCCGCTGCGCCGCACACCTGCCAGCCAAATCTTTGAGACGGCCGCAGCCGGGCCCGGTCCGGCGCTCCCGGAAAAGCCGGTGCCGACCCGGTTAGCGGCCGTTCTCCGTGGCGCTGATGGTCTTCAGCTTGTCCACGTTCTGCCGCAGGTTCCGCATGCTCTCCCATTCCCGCCGTTTGTGACAGGTGCGCTTGGTGAGCATCGATCCCGTCGCGCTTTCGGAGCGGCAGACAAGGGCGTTGTCGTCCGCGGCTGCATCACTCGGTGCGGCGGTCTGGGCCACGGGCGCGGCACCATCGGTCTGCGCCGCGGGCGCGCCGTCACCATCGGCCAGCGCGCCGCCCAGCGGAACAAGCAAGCTGGCGGCCAGAAACATTATCGCGACTGCACGACGCATGGGTGCCCCTTGAAAAACGGATGCCGGATTGTGGCAGCCGCCGGTTGCGGACACAACCCTGCCGAACACAATGTCACGGGCGGCCGTTCACTTTAGCGCGATACCGCGCTCCGCCGCGAACGCCGCCAGCCTTGTGCGCAGGCTATGGTCGGTCCGGCCGCAGAGCTTGTCCACGAACGGCGTGACTTC
The nucleotide sequence above comes from Rhizomicrobium sp.. Encoded proteins:
- the hfq gene encoding RNA chaperone Hfq; protein product: MSEKQQNLQDTFLNAVRKSKSAVTIFLVNGVKLQGNITWFDNFCVLLRRDGQAQLVYKHAISTVMPLGPIQLQEETAIEKENA
- the hflX gene encoding GTPase HflX, with protein sequence MRDLVRTAVVVHVEPKARAAGARLDRDAEARLEEAIGLTAAIGLEVIASHIVPLVRPTPATLIGSGKVAEIGGEAKALEPTVIIVNAQLSPVQQRNLEKAWATKVLDRTALILEIFGERARTHEGRLQVELAHLSYQRSRLVRSWTHLERQRGGFGFLGGPGESQIETDRRLIGDRVARIKKELESVKRTRGLQRQARKRVPYPVIALVGYTNAGKSTLFNTLTDAEVLAKDLLFATLDPTMRGLKLPHGTRAVLSDTVGFIADLPTELVAAFRATLEEVLEADVIVHVRDASHTESSAQKADVLKVLADLGVDTEGRPFIEVLNKIDRIEPEVRAGLLAGNERPNGPVAVSALAGDGLSQLLRRFETELTHANIQYRLMLPHADGEGLAWVYRHAQVLGREDQAKGVALTLAIDPRDVERFSQRFTDKNFVPASG
- the mazG gene encoding nucleoside triphosphate pyrophosphohydrolase yields the protein MTKPEPSRDVADLVEILRRLRDPVAGCPWDRDQTFETIAPYTIEEAYEVSAAIEDKNWPELKDELGDLLLQVVYHARIAEERGLFAFGDVVEAITGKMIRRHPHVFGDTAAEQDAHAQKDTWEALKAAERGAKGQAGVLDGVPLALPALARADKLQKRLSSVGFDWNSPERVIDKVTEEAREIVEAQAAGASQSEIEGEFGDLLFVIANLARHLKVDPEAALRMTNSKVTRRFAWIEARLAAQGRGPKDATLAELEDLWLGAKAALRPTDPSTGL
- a CDS encoding MBL fold metallo-hydrolase, which produces MTEEKFHAVILGCGSSGGVPRIGGTDGAGFWGACDPANPKNRRRRCSLLIKRIAAGGETVALVDTSPDMKDQLVDARVARLDGVLITHDHADQLHGLDDLRQLALLQRRRLDVYSDAQSFVGVMQRFGYCFTQPQGSDYPPILNAHTLPEPFASFAIAGAGGDLPVRAFGQRHGRIRSLGFRFGPIAYSPDVDGLDDAAFEALAGVDTWIVDALRYTPHPSHAHLGRTLEWIAQVKPRRAILTDMHVDLDYETLKAELPDGVEPAYDGMTVSA
- a CDS encoding TatD family hydrolase yields the protein MLVDSHCHLDFPEFAPELDAVVARARDAGVRVCVSIGTKLTNFPNVRAVAERFDDVWCSVGVHPHEAEGELLDGPQVLIDAAAHPKVVGIGETGLDYYYEHSPRPQQIANFRAHIQAARATGLPVIVHTRDADDDTIGVLQEEMAAAPFTGLIHCFTGTRRLAEASLDLGLSISVSGIATFKKSEELRAVLKGVPLDRLLVETDAPFLAPMPHRGKRNEPAFVTHTAAMLATLKSVSAEELASATTENFFRLFTKVERPR
- a CDS encoding DUF4167 domain-containing protein, whose translation is MKRSRRGGRRPQHAGGGHSNNNGGGGGGGGGGHNPNRTFDSSGPEVKIRGSAANVYEKYLQLARDANASGDRVMAENYLQHAEHYYRIMAAQQAQLAQYQQQQAAQQQNNGQPRGNAQGDQPFVPQPGQSAPVFSLNENEEEGEEETAE
- the prmC gene encoding peptide chain release factor N(5)-glutamine methyltransferase — its product is MSDPVGDAAQRLREAGVGTARLDARLLWEFSRPRDAALFERLVARRASREPLAYITGAKEFWSLAFAVGPGVLIPRPDTETLIESLTRRIPDRTTPLSLIDLGTGSGCLLIAALKEYPNAHGVGIDASPDALYWATRNLATHRLKERATLIETAWPEEASPGFDVILSNPPYIPSRDIAGLEPEVARYEPHQALDGGPDGLDAYRALAPRIARLLRPGGVAFVEIGQGQGDAVTGFLRAAELQVPVIEPDLAGIPRCIVVERPSSAPEKTVGMSGASR
- the prfA gene encoding peptide chain release factor 1 — its product is MIPTAKLERLLDRFHAIEAQLASGEGGAGFVKLSKEHAELSPVIDVVRDYRKAQEQLQGAETMIADPATDTEMRGLAEEERAELKQRVETLEHDLQIQLLPKDAADASSAILEIRAGTGGDEAALFADDLLAMYTRYCALQGWKTEVMSRTDSDLGGIKDAVMDVTGQGVYAKLKFESGVHRVQRVPVTETQGRIHTSAATVAVLPEAEDVDIVINDKDLRIDVYRAQGAGGQHVNKTESAVRITHLPTGIAVAQQTEKSQHKNKAHAMKLLKAKLYEIERERVDSARASERKSLVGSGDRSERIRTYNFPQGRVTDHRINLTLYKLDKIISGDDLGEIVDALVAQDQADRLAALDSEA
- a CDS encoding nucleoside deaminase; its protein translation is MSDGDFLDLALQEARASFDQGGIPIGSVLVRAGDVIGHGHNQRVQLGDAIAHGEMDCIRNAGRQRTYKDTAIYTTLSPCMMCSGTIVQFGIPRVVIGENVTFGGNEDFLRSRGVEVVILGDSRCIDLMRTFQQKYPRIWNEDIGAD
- the ispG gene encoding flavodoxin-dependent (E)-4-hydroxy-3-methylbut-2-enyl-diphosphate synthase; translation: MSVRAYRDIHRRKSRQIMVGKVPVGGDAPISVQTMTNTVTGDARATIDQIRAIEEAGADIVRVSCPDEDATKAMRAITRAANIPVVADIHFHYKRAIEAAVAGAACLRINPGNIGSAARVKEVVQAAKDHGCSMRIGVNAGSLEKELLEKYGEPCPEAMVESALNHAKILDDLDFREYKISVKASDAFLAVAAYQQLADAVDCPIHLGITEAGGMISGTVKSSIGMGMLLWSGIGDTIRVSLSADPVEEVRVGFDILKSLNLRHRGVNIVSCPSCARQGFNVIETVKTLEDRLKHIATPMSLSIIGCVVNGPGEARETDLAFTGGGAGKGHGQIYLNGKPAYRLDNEKLVEHVVELCEKKAAEIEAARGNAEPALEPAQ
- a CDS encoding RodZ domain-containing protein; amino-acid sequence: MTKVTRLTVDDGGNIKTRRIHLREISGDSDTPLETVGQDLRAARLRRGDDLATVSKHLKIRKDHLEAIEEDRLDVLPGRTYAVGFVRSYADYLGLDTAQCLERFKAEIAGRSDADVAQPVTVIDEDDQRRLPQGWKIIAAVVVALMAYGAYYVLSSSAMLSAPVAAPPEQVAPKPVVARVPPPAMAPPAQPTTPPASPAPQGVAGQQAPAAASPATGAPPVPAVAAPLPPGKIYGQNNRGARVVLRVHQTTRVLVQGEDGMVYINRTLQPGDTYQVPNVVGLALTAANANAVEVDLDGESKGFAGKDPGVVEALSLDPQSIVDRQNGGPAQ